ttaatattttctgtcttGGATATTTGTTCTCTAATTTATAGcttgtaattgaatttttctcttaatgTTATGTAGAATGGCATTTTTGGTTTTGGATCTTTATATAAGACCAGATCtgtgttatttgaaatatattctgattaagtatcaattttttttcaattttaagaactttttctaataactttactattttttaaatgtaaatattccaAGAGAATAGTTGTGGTTTGAAATTTGTTACTATTTGGAATAAATCTGATTatgttttgattaatttgaaagttcttaattttataagttcaaacctaattattattcagaactccttttcattcttattaatataattttttaatgaattcattcaGCTGATGAAATTATTGGCATTACTTTTAATGATTAGTATCGTGTAATTTATTCCAATGCatgtaatgattttttacaataaatttatttcccattttatggcatacatttcaaattttcccaaattataatttattccaatTCATAACATTGCAATACCTAATTAGAATTggaaatgtagaatattttaactaaataagtGACAATAAAGACCTTTTTATTTTGTTCACTCAGTGTAACTTGGGTATTGCAAGGCAATTATAACATTATTAGAAGCAggaaattgataattttcttataaaagaatagaaattggAAGTAGGAGTTTCttgtttaagaataaaaattaaattttatataaaattaatttttatttttatttttttatttcttgattatttgTATCACTTTTTGAATGCATTACTAATAATCCTTAAATCATTGATTCAGCTATTAgactattcttaaatttttttaaaaaaattacattaattatgattaatttagtGAGGAATGtgtttaagtaaaataaaataaaatgtttctgtgCAAAAGTGCTTGATAAGGGAGGGAGGAACCCAcatagtgcattttttttttataaggcaTTTGGTTACttttcatattatattctttacagctttttttttttttttttcctctaatatTTAGGGCATCTCTAAAACCTGGTTATCATTGTTCTTATCACTTATTTGTTATTGCTCTTATTACTGGTTACCattgttcttttaattaatttttagaaatagtttgctatgaaattcttttcatgtattttgttgcagaattggtatttttaacaaatgtgaTTAGCTATTTCAAGAAACTTTTAAACAAGGGGAAATTTTCCAGTATAACAATGATTAAAAAGCTAGTTAATACATTGTTTAATGAGATTTTTGGTAGATATATCTTCTGatgtctatatatttttaatacatatttaaatatgatattggtTAGATAATTATTACTGATTCACAAGAATgcaataatctaatatttttgaaataaacaaattaaagggagataaaattattacaatttgtgaagataatttttttttcagttgtgaCTGGTGGAACAGATGGAATTGGAAAAGCTTATGCTCGAGAACTTGCAAGTCGAGgtttgaatatcattataattagTAGAAACAAAGATAAATTAGAACATACAGCTCGAGAAATAGGTAATAATTTGCATCATTTTTCTAATTtggaaaatctatttttcttatttatttgagagaaattgtaggttttatcaaaataatgtatattttattttacttaaattttatttgtattaaattcaatTGTGAATGATCTTCCTTTAAGTATTGAATGTTTTCTAACACTTtctggtttgtttgtttttttattagaaaaggaCTTCAAAGTTCAAACTTTCACCATTCAAGCTGATTTTTCTGTGGGGAAGGAGATCTACAGTAATATTCAAAAGCAATTGGAAGATAAAGAGATTGGCATATTGAGTGAGTCATTTTCTCGTATTGTGGGTCATTCAGGGTTTCGGTAAAAAGTCCAAATTAgtgcaacatttatttattgcagattATGTTACACACAGACAATTTACATATAAAAGTCTTGAATAACTTTAAGATATATAAGACCATAGATTAAAGCTTGCAGCCCATGCCATCGCTAGATCAGAACTGAGTCATTGTGCCATAAGGCATCAGAGGGCACTGTTTCTGCCATCGTCACAGTCGGATATGGTTAGTGTTACAAGAGCAGATACcataggaatattttatttcatttattattggtATTTTTTAGTTATGAAGAAtgtattaaagttattaaattataatattataaaagttctagaataataattttttatacctttCTTGCGTCTTTTTAATTGCaacttttaacacaaaatttatatttttatgccacATCAAGATCGAAAGGAATAAATTATTGCCCTattccaatatatataatatttttcttagaagaaaAGTTAAGCCTGTAATCTGTTGATCATGAGATACGATTATATTAAACATAgcaaggaattaaaatttttatgaattttatatttaggatTGTAAAAGATGACATTAATACTTTTCAAGTCCTTatttaaagcactttttaaaaggtctgtttttatttatttttaataaatctttagcaTGTAGTGAAactgaaacattaaattttagtaaCATTGGAAAACCTTGCAGCaatttgcattataatattagtttttgtGTTTTCTTACTATTTCGTTCTTAAGTTGCATAGGTTTtgcaaaattgttaaattaaaaattaatttaacaattaggttttgtaaataattttaattaaatttctagtcCCCCCCCCTTTCCTTCCTTGATATAGAAACACAAATTTTCAaccatagagaaaaaaaaaatgaattagaaccatagagaaatataaattttatttccttaacatTTTAAGGACagagaattaatcttttttatgaaaGGAATATATTTCAGTTACTCGAATTCAATTTGCGATAGTTGATTActtccttttaattatatttgaaatatgaactTTATTCTAGTTGATGTAACATGGATATAAAGCAAGTCTCAGCTGTAAGATTGAAGAATTGCAGGTTCAAGATCACATTTCACAAAATTCCTCTTTGTGACATGGTGAATATTAAAGGAAGAATCCAGCATACACTTCAGAGTTGGGGGGGGACATTTATTTCAAGTCAgatgtacaaaattaaatttaaagaaaaaaagaaaaaaaccccgTTATGTTAGGAACTGCTATTTTACTGGAACttctattaaaaaagatttagaaataataaattaacaaatatttacattattttttagttaCAATCATCAATAATATAGAAGAGCAGTTGAATTTGCTTAGCATTCTTaagattataacatttttatgaaatgtattatattaataatctgcctaccatctttttttaaaaagtatttccttGTCAATATGAGTGCTaatgatcatttatttttatatgaagaatgttggtaaaactttgtataaaatgtttatgtGGAATATCTACATACTTGTTTTGCTATAAACCTAGAAATTACATACcttaatataatgttaattttctCTGTGTAATTTGACATACACACAAATGTTATCCAACTCTTTTTTTGTAAGGTGTCATTCTCATTTTGCCAATATTTCAAAAGTACCTTGATGAATCAATATTGTCATCAAATCACGAGTCAAATATCGTTTGatcattgtttaaaattgctGCCCATACTTTGTAGTCAGTGTGTAGTTTTTTAATGTGATATCAATATAATTAGTGCATAAAGTAGTCTCCCTTAAtctgttggttttttttttttattggatgcactttatttaaataaattattctatttttttataattttaattgggATGACTTAAATTGCCagtataaacaatataaatgcaTATCATTATTATGAATAGTTAAATAGCCCTAGGTATATCTggatgaatttaataatttttgtcttgTATAATcgtaaagaatttaattttgaaaccagtaattcatattttgtgttgctaaacttttattattttaaaacaaagtttttaattttgacattCTTTCTTTCTATATACTCATAAGATAGGTAAAGCATGCATATCATTTGCTGGTAATATAGTCTGTTGTAACTTGATATTACACAATCAGGTTAAGATAACTttgagtttttttccccttattttattcttcaaaagaatttaagTGTATTCTCTCAAATTTTATCAAGAGGaaatctgttttatattttaaatctctttttcaGTTAATAATGTTGGTGTCATGTATGATTATCCTGAAGTTTTTGCAAATGTTCCTGAAAAAGTGAGTCTTGGTTCCTGCACATTTTACGAATTGTATTCCTGATTTGCTTgggataaaaattgttttaatttatttaattgtacttATTTGTAGATCagtttgaagtaataaaatattattaaactttcagaaaacgttttttcaaatttgctgctatattgaataatatttatttgtttatttttttacttctgaacCTTTTACATATTGGTTTCTTGAAgtgaatttttatagaaaagtttttgtgccttttataattagaaaataaaatattaagtgaataaaaattataaattgaaaaccttattcatatattttatataaaatatttactgttttccTTTTCAGAAACTCTGGGAGTTGATAAATATCAACATTGCATCAGTAACAATGATGACTTACATTATCATTCCACAAATGGTTCAAAGGTAAAAAGTTCAATTTGGTTgttttcttgtttcaaaattgaaataaaatgaatatgagaTCAAGGTCCTAGCTATTTATAACATTAGTAATTACTTAATATTCCATGgttcaatctaaaaaaaattccatattcagTTCAATGAAAGTTGTAATCTTTCATCAGGAATGCAATTATATAATAAGAAACCATTTCCAAGATATGTATTTTCAGACTTTGCTTTTTGAAAACGCTTATTAGATAGATTACCCCAAGAAACAATGccgcatttttctaaaaattattacatatgtgCCTTgctatgcaaatattaaaattaattaaaaaatgcattataaatatacataatggTAAAACAAAagaactaaaatcattttttgttattttatccattctattttgtttttgtttatgaCACTGAAATTATAAGAGATCTCAAATCTCATTGACTTATTTATGTACTGCTTTTTGTtaataatagtttcattttaacCTGGTATTTGCAGAAAAGATTCACTATTttatggttttattatttttcttagagtactatttttgaaaggaatattttaGTGCACAGTATATTAATCAATTGTTCTGTCATTCTCTTTAGGAAGAAAGGCATAATAGTTAATATGTCATCGATCTCCTCTTTCTATCCTCTGCCTTTGTTAGCTGTGTATTCTGCATCTAAGGTAATTAAACTaggatagttttttaaaaattagatcgtTATTAGTATTATGCTAGATACCAACATATTTAATGGACTATGTGAAAATAGTTTTTCTAAGTATGTATTTTGTAAATGTAGCTTATAGagatttgttattcatttttttatttgaaataaatttttttttatttgaataaattgaattgtcatttcaaaagttatataaattcttgaatataaaagttatataaaagttttcagttatataaattcttaaagctCTTggatgatatgattttttttattattttattcttttctagaacattctatatgttaatcttattgatttttactacttatcttttaaacttttagtttTCAGTATTTAAGTCttttcaatgctttaaaaaaatctcaaatataatattaatattttggatgTCAAAAACATGTGGATATGTTTAGTTactagtaattattttcaaattttttcttcaatccttataattttagattttttttttctttctaggtATTTGTAGATTGGTTTTCAAGAGccttaaattatgaatataaagatCAAGGCATAATAGTACAGAGCTTGATTCCATCCTACATATCTACCAGTCTGGTGAAATTCAGTAGCTTCTTACAGCGTCCAAGTTTTGTTGTTCCTGATCCTAAGCGTTTTGTGAATAGTGCCATACAGACCATTGGTATTTCTAACCGCACCACTGGCTTTTGGTCTCATGGATTGCAGGTATATAAATACATATGTCGCATAGGTTTAGAAATATCTATAGCTGATGTGCGAGATTTACTAATTGAATTATTCTTCAAGTACAGTGATTGATATATTTTTCCTTCTTAAGAGAAACTCGTGATTGTCTCTTAAAATCAACATTCTATTGGGGAAgtgagaaagaattttttttcttctcttctcaGATTATTAGAAGATGAATATTTGTGGTACCTTTGCATTGTCTATGGGCAGGACTGTATTATAAAATAGACAAAGTAATCAGTTGcctatgatatttttattttcacaataatcaaattttatgctttcatttgtTTTACAAGTGCCATCATTCAgggatatttaaattaaaatcaagtaccatttaaattttagtacattATTCTTGAAACTTCTTTTGTTTTCCCATAATTGTCTTTTGTAGTTGGCTGATTGTCTTGCAAATAAATAACTCTGGCAAacattttgaatctttaaaatgcatcaaaaaattttccttttctactgtatttacatttttttttatttttttatttaagcatattatttttatgtaaatactgaAACAAACTCTTACTTCTGTAATATTAGCTGCTTAAACACTActtgtatattaaattataattgatattaagCTAAATCAAACTGAACAAGCAGTGTTGAAGGGATTAAGTATTTAGTTccctaattaataatttaatctgtTGAGTTactgaattgatattttttcaaaattcttctgtattatttattatttggacATGAGCAATTTAGATCAGAATTAGTTATGGCTGcttttaatcaaaagaatttattttattttgaatgaaatattatgttttatctGTATTCATGATAATTAAAGACtcaaaaaatttaagcattaggGTTAGATGCCATTTCAGTCatttaatgtgataaatatgTTGAATGTATCCGAGCTgctctctgataattttttttttttttcaatacaggattgttttatcattattgattatttataatttaagtaaatatttcattcttttactgTAAAAGTATTGGTGTtaaacatttttgcattaaactttGTGTACATTGCTTGTGCATATTTTGatagcattgatttttttttttccagtattgTACATATGAATGGACCCCGGTTTGGCTATGGTATCCTATATCTTGGTACATGCATAAATCGATTGATAATCATGAGCGTTATGAGAAGAAGGAATAGATGCCCATCCATTGTTTTCATATTCTTGGTTTAAAGTTTTACTGTCATATTCCAccagtatcttttttttttttacattaatttttcctGTGATAGTAGTTTTTGTTGCTGAAGTTTacttaatttttccattttttattttggctgtagttgtatttttttaatgtatggtTTGTGGtgcaataaatcattttatatttatttttgaaattttgaattttccttgattttataaaaaaacgcacatttaaccttttgcactcggatggtgactctcGCTCACCATTCAATTCCatgcatcattttgatattttatttattttattttaaaaatggatggattatatatatatatttatttttcagagtaatAAATAAGTCTTGTATTAcgtgaataattatacatcgaattacTCTTCTGAGTACAAAGAGTTAATAATAATTCAGAGAAAGTAAAACCATTttgctttcataaataaattctttgcagaatttttataattttaaaatttcttaatttctgaataattaaaaaaaattaatgtactgTACTATACTATACTCTTAGggataattatttcataattatctagGAAATcatatatagattaatttttaacaagataCATTTGAAATGGGGAGAAAGgctaaagacataatttcatttaataagtaaAGGACTTATAAAGAAGAAATTACAGAAATGTCTTGACAAATTTGCCTGAgctctgaattatatttttacactttcaaattaaaattagttattattacattattttaaaggaaGGCAGAACCATTTTATGTTTATCATCATTGCTTAAATTAAAAGAGTCAACAAaggaaataacatttatttctttttttatcttgataATCTTCGCTCTCACCCATAGTAGATACTAAGAAATAGAGAGgcagaacatttaaaaatgaaaaaacgaTGTATAATTGAAACTTCCTGTTGTATTAACGAAATATATCATTACAATGATTCCAAATGAATCTGAACTTCGGTGAAATTATGTATAAATGGGAGAAGTATATACTTTGATTTACTGTACtgtaattcattcttttatactaaacatattattaaaacaaattcgtttcaaaaatatcaattataaattctatttattgttttttagcATTCCTCAATTTTCTTTGTAAGAAAGTAACCATTTCCTTTTTCActtgttttgtaaatataaaattgtacgAGGGGAAAATGTGTGGGAAATTGTTCTGATGATTGTCCTACGATAAATAGATGCAAATATAACTCGTAATTTTTCTTTGGCAACTCTGTAAGAAAACAAGTGGTTATATGCAGAAAGAAATTAATAGTAAATCGTTTTGTGTATGTGATATAATGAAAGTTATTATAATACAAGAACAAAATGAAACGAACAAAATGAATGTACTCGGTTACCTTCTGTAAATTTTGCAGTTTCCTTAAAAATCGAAGACTTTCAAAGGAAAGCAAGTAGGCTTCATTGGTATGACAATTTTATGATTTTGGTATGTAGGTCTGTCGGGGAAAAAACTTCCATTTTGAAAGATATTcgaattttacttaaaaagaattgAACAATTGCAAAtccaataattcaacaaaattcagtttaaacaCATCAGTGAAACACATGGTGACCAATGATCAATATATGGCTATTTCAGTATCGCCATAGAGATCTAAAATGACCTGCAAAGTAGACTGATCTTTGAGCTATCATTCCATATAAAGTGAGAGATATGAGCCTTTTACATATTTCTATAATTTGGTctcagaatattattataaaaaatataattaaagtttaataataataaaataatttttctaattattagtaaaaatttttgcCTGTAGTGACTTCGTttcaaggtgaaaaaaaaaaaaaaataataacttaaaactttattaaaaaatacacaaagatAAAACTAATTATGTTAATCACTATgttaaaagtatttgtttatatattctcGCAGAATAAGTCTGAAAAACAATTGGCATTTTTCAACcgatttatgaaataattttatggagATCAATGCATTCATAGAATTAGACATATGACTCCCCCTCCTCCCTCATAGAAATGAGACAAAACAACCACATttgtgtaaagatttttttttatgcgtgTGTGAATTTGTTATAATCTTGCTTGCATTAATagatatttaccaaaaaaaatgaattattttaataaattcacatcttatgaattgaaaatttattgccTGTATATTCTCAAAGTGAATCGGGTTTTAAGTTACACGTTTCAGTTCATATGTCATTTATCACAGgagtgaatatttttcttaaatggttGCTAAATAGAACTATGTAAAATAACTTTCTATTTAgtcttaattaattgcttttgttCGCcggaaatattagttatattaaatttcaattttcagtttttttaaatatagcttcaTGTCCATAATTCCaacttttcagatattaaaatcgtgttattttcattttctcttatagGTTTTGTTCATTGTCCACAACAATATAAAACTATTAAGAACGTAATTGTGTTATTCGATAAAAAATCTACTAAATTTTGCGGCattataacttcactttttttatttgtcttcatttcgtaaattattcagattttaaaaagaaaccttCTTTAAATTTTAGCAATGGAACACGATAATGcatttgatgaaacgatgaaaacatttgaatttcagggtaacGATGTAATCTATCGATGGAAATTAGgtaaagcatatatttaaaaaaaaattgccaaaatgcaggaaaatttgtacgataattaaatttgtatcattaaaaaggcaaattttaaaattttggaaaagtgcagaatttatttttgtgaaacggtattttcagaagttattatgggacaaaatcaaaattcaactaaatttttaaataattaaaatctcaaatgaaatcttaattatttcatttttccgaaatgcatattttcacttttaaaaatatacagtggctcaaaaaattgagagtacaccttacttttacttgataaatgcgactttcaatataaataacacattaccgggaagtgcaaacatgtttttatttttacacataacaaatagcttaatttggagtaaaaataaagaaaaatcaacgaaaaacttctaaattgaaaagtttcagaagcattttaaataaatatacacagaattttgcctcaaaaaattgagaatacacaaataaatttttttcaatatcacgCAAAGAAAcgaagtgtcactattaaattgcatgttttttggctcttataatggcctctaaacgtcatgttaccgattcgaccaattttgatggtatctgaagatattttaccccattcttcttgcactacttgttttaaatgggcatgtttctaattttgtatttttgaaccactttttcagGTATGGACCACGAATATTCAATAGCATTGATGGCGGGATACTGTGGTgatgtgtgtaactgttgtttacaatgaaaaagacaccatattttgacgttacgtgcattctgtttggggtcttTGTCCGGCTGGAAAATGGAATATCCATCtgaacccaaatttttaacactttcctttagattgctgcgaccatatggttcattcAACTTGGTGCAGAATCTTTTCAAATCATacgcagaagtgtaagtgctgaatcTGTGCTAAATGTCAtcagacaagctggatataaaagtcgcattgttagagagaaaccgttcatcagcttgaagtttgcaaaaactcatcaattgaagaccaataacctttggaataaaactatatttagtaatgaaagaaaactcagcATTTTTGGCGGTGACAGCCATCGTAcagtatggagaaagcctaatactgctttggatccaaaacatttacgtcctacagttaaacatgatggtgactccgtcatgattagaggttacatggcttcatccggggtaggaaatttaatttttatagatggcattataaacggtatggtttacttggatatacttcgcagcaatctaaaggaaagtgctaaaaatttgggtttagatggaaatttcattttccagtaggaccaAACAGAATatacgaccccaaacagaatacgcgtaacttcaaaatatggtgccATTTTCGTTGTAAATATGAGTTatacacaccaccacagtaccccaacatcaatgtcattgaatatttGTGGACCATACAcaaaaaagtggttcaaaaacacaaaattagaaacaaaacccatttaaaacaagtggtgcaagaagaatggggtaaaatatcttcagataccgccaaaaattgATCGAATCGGTACTATgatgtttagaggccattataagagccaaaaaacatgcaatttaatagtgacactttgtttctatgcgtgaaattgcaaaaattcaattggtgtattctcaattttgtgaggcaaaattctgcgtatatttatttaaaatgcttctgaaacttttcaatttagaaatttttcgttgatttttctttatttttactctaaattaaaccatttgttatgtgtaaaaataaaaatttgtttgcacttcccagtaatgtgttatttatattgaaagtcgcatttatcaagtaaaagtaaggtgtactctcaattttttgagccactgtatatgtgCCATCTTGGTATCTGTATATCAAATGGTTTGGCTTGTAGAATGCCAACAtacgcattcatttttataattattagagattttcagttttttttttttaatttaagtaaatgttctgacaaaaaataatttttagtgtacaaataattgcaaattgatattaattttattaaaaggaaatcgATAACATAATTCAGATCCTATAAAAACAGTTCAtactatttattcaaaatattattctatgaATTGCAACTTTTTAGAGATATTTCTATACTGAATGTAAAAATacgctataatattttttttatcataattatttaatgaaataaatttctaacataaatcgattataataatttctgcatttattttcatatattttattgccACTGCAGAAAATTTTAGTATCCAATATGTTTGGGCTCAGTATGTTAGATGTCCTACATAGATgctattcaaaaattgtttcggGACGGACATAGTAGTTTTTAATCATCTGCATATGATAAAAtccacatttaaatgaaataatcctGTCTTCATATTCACACCGCAAGCTCAAAATTTAGCCAATCCTGCCATTTTCGCAAGCTCAAAAATTCTCAGTTTTATCCATTTTCgctaaataaaatcattctttcgACTATTTTCGCTATCGCCACAATCGCATTTcctccaaataataataaaatgccaaAGAACAAGATATAGCGCCAGGAATTTCGGCCCCCAAGCTGATGGATGCAAATTTGACGGGATCTGCGAAAGTACTTAAAATCGTATTAATATCCATACTCAGCTGTTTTAAAATAGAATCGAATTCCGAAACCATGGCTTTCTGCTTCTGAACTCAGATTCTGGCACGAGGCCATCACACAAGCCGAAAACGTCAGTATGAAACAACTGAAATCGGtacaaatggttttaaaataactttcct
The window above is part of the Argiope bruennichi chromosome 7, qqArgBrue1.1, whole genome shotgun sequence genome. Proteins encoded here:
- the LOC129976650 gene encoding inactive hydroxysteroid dehydrogenase-like protein 1 gives rise to the protein MLDLWNLATSKQKRMASVDQFSFLFQGIHRNLRAYEDILAVIGLLYVGKTAFALTWNFLQGFRTHVLARFRRLDLKKYGSWAVVTGGTDGIGKAYARELASRGLNIIIISRNKDKLEHTAREIEKDFKVQTFTIQADFSVGKEIYSNIQKQLEDKEIGILINNVGVMYDYPEVFANVPEKKLWELININIASVTMMTYIIIPQMVQRKKGIIVNMSSISSFYPLPLLAVYSASKVFVDWFSRALNYEYKDQGIIVQSLIPSYISTSLVKFSSFLQRPSFVVPDPKRFVNSAIQTIGISNRTTGFWSHGLQYCTYEWTPVWLWYPISWYMHKSIDNHERYEKKE